A stretch of Oncorhynchus mykiss isolate Arlee chromosome 26, USDA_OmykA_1.1, whole genome shotgun sequence DNA encodes these proteins:
- the trip4 gene encoding activating signal cointegrator 1 isoform X2 → MSDALLQWCVDQLHHNFGLEASEDIVQYILSIDNADEIAEYVGDLLQGTDGRKKQFIDELLDRWQRSQTLTPDSTGLFPINSLSGTDAQDMSKDSQKKSKRKGRNKQEVMAVSQAEPEPEVVKTPIDLMKAQESGSSSSQKKKKNTFVSLYNKEGQDKLAILLPGRHSCECLAQKHNLINNCMSCGRIVCEQEGSGPCIFCGSLVCTKEEQEILQRDSNKSQKLRKKLMEGASERGCLPHQEAKMKAGLEKALQHKDKLLEYDKNSTRRTQVLDDESDYFATDSNQWLSPSEREHLRKKEEELRELRHASRKDRKITLDFTGRQVLDEGDNNSHYYNKFDETVKALNTGTKGKAPQRPEGPAGRQHLRELVNPNIVQAAPKWVDVGSGPRRSQDKGVVGTEGDGAVGPERSRLRLQDRELQEMADGGWCLSMHQPWASLLVKGIKRVEGRSWYTSHRGLLWIAAAAKRPTPEEVTQVENMFLHIYKRDLKFPKDYPTGCLLGCVNMTDCLSQEQYKEQSSWRVNIIGVRRWDWFRRRPCDVGERERESKERVWTSWRRGRD, encoded by the exons ATGTCGGATGCCTTGCTTCAATGGTGTGTGGACCAGTTGCACCACAACTTTGGCTTGGAGGCCAGTGAAGACATAGTCCA GTATATTCTGTCCATCGACAATGCGGACGAGATAGCGGAGTATGTTGGGGACCTCCTTCAGGGCACTGATGGAAGGAAGAAGCAGTTTATAGATGAACTCCTGGACAGATGGCAGCGGTCTCAGACACTGACTCCTGACAGCACTGGCCTGTTCCCCATAAACTCTCTGTCAGGAACAG ATGCTCAAGACATGTCCAAGGACTCCCAGAAGAAATCCAAGCGCAAAGGCAGGAACAAGCAAGAGGTGATGGCTGTTAGCCAAGCAGAGCCTGAGCCTGAGGTGGTGAAAACTCCCATTGACCTAATGAAGGCCCAGGAGAGTGGCAGCTCCTCgtcacagaagaagaagaagaacacatTTGTGAGCCTCTACAATAAAGAGGGCCAGGACAAGCTGGCTATCCTGCTGCCCGGGCGCCATTCCTGCGAATGTCTGGCCCAGAAGCACAACCTCATCAACAACTGCATGAGCTGCGGACGCATTGTGTGTGAGCAGGAGGGATCAGGGCCCTGCATCTTCTGTGGCAGCCTG GTATGCACCAAAGAGGAGCAAGAGATTCTGCAACGAGACTCCAACAAAAGTCAGAAACTGCGCAAGAAACTTATGG aGGGGGCATCGGAGAGGGGCTGTCTTCCACACCAAGAGGCAAAGATGAAGGCAGGGTTAGAAAAGGCCCTTCAACATAAAGACAAACTGCTGGAATACGATAAGAACAG TACGCGACGAACGCAGGTCCTGGATGACGAGTCAGACTACTTTGCCACCGACTCCAACCAGTGGCTGTCGCCTAGCGAGCGCGAGCACctgaggaagaaggaggaggagctaCGGGAGCTTCGCCACGCCTCCAGGaaggacaggaagatcacgcTGGACTTCACAGGCCGACAGGTGCTTGACGAGGGAGATAATAACAGTCATTACTACAACAA GTTTGACGAGACGGTCAAGGCCCTCAACACAGGCACCAAGGGGAAAGCTCCCCAACGCCCTGAGGGACCAGCGGGGCGGCAgcacctgagagagctggtcaACCCCAACATCGTACAGGCTGCACCcaag TGGGTGGACGTGGGCAGTGGCCCTCGGAGATCTCAGGATAAAGGTGTTGTTGGCACAGAGGGAGACGGCGCTGTAGGCCCAGAACGCTCCAGACTCCGGCTGCAGGACAGAGAGCTGCAGGAGATGGCAGACGGGGGCTGGTGCCTCAGCATGCACCAACCATGGGCCTCGCTACTGGTCAAAGGAATAAAGAG ggtggaggggaggagctgGTACACATCCCACCGCGGGCTCCTGTGGATAGCAgctgcagccaagaggcccaccCCTGAGGAGGTCACTCAGGTGGAGAACATGTTCCTTCATATCTACaagagag ATCTTAAGTTTCCTAAAGACTACCCCACCGGCTGCCTGCTGGGCTGTGTCAACATGACCGACTGTCTGTCTCAGGAGCAATACAAGGAGCAG
- the trip4 gene encoding activating signal cointegrator 1 isoform X1, whose amino-acid sequence MSDALLQWCVDQLHHNFGLEASEDIVQYILSIDNADEIAEYVGDLLQGTDGRKKQFIDELLDRWQRSQTLTPDSTGLFPINSLSGTDAQDMSKDSQKKSKRKGRNKQEVMAVSQAEPEPEVVKTPIDLMKAQESGSSSSQKKKKNTFVSLYNKEGQDKLAILLPGRHSCECLAQKHNLINNCMSCGRIVCEQEGSGPCIFCGSLVCTKEEQEILQRDSNKSQKLRKKLMEGASERGCLPHQEAKMKAGLEKALQHKDKLLEYDKNSTRRTQVLDDESDYFATDSNQWLSPSEREHLRKKEEELRELRHASRKDRKITLDFTGRQVLDEGDNNSHYYNKFDETVKALNTGTKGKAPQRPEGPAGRQHLRELVNPNIVQAAPKWVDVGSGPRRSQDKGVVGTEGDGAVGPERSRLRLQDRELQEMADGGWCLSMHQPWASLLVKGIKRVEGRSWYTSHRGLLWIAAAAKRPTPEEVTQVENMFLHIYKRDLKFPKDYPTGCLLGCVNMTDCLSQEQYKEQFPQTCEESGSPFVFVCTNPQELLVKFPMKGKHKIFKLESQYHRGAKMGLVPSAAV is encoded by the exons ATGTCGGATGCCTTGCTTCAATGGTGTGTGGACCAGTTGCACCACAACTTTGGCTTGGAGGCCAGTGAAGACATAGTCCA GTATATTCTGTCCATCGACAATGCGGACGAGATAGCGGAGTATGTTGGGGACCTCCTTCAGGGCACTGATGGAAGGAAGAAGCAGTTTATAGATGAACTCCTGGACAGATGGCAGCGGTCTCAGACACTGACTCCTGACAGCACTGGCCTGTTCCCCATAAACTCTCTGTCAGGAACAG ATGCTCAAGACATGTCCAAGGACTCCCAGAAGAAATCCAAGCGCAAAGGCAGGAACAAGCAAGAGGTGATGGCTGTTAGCCAAGCAGAGCCTGAGCCTGAGGTGGTGAAAACTCCCATTGACCTAATGAAGGCCCAGGAGAGTGGCAGCTCCTCgtcacagaagaagaagaagaacacatTTGTGAGCCTCTACAATAAAGAGGGCCAGGACAAGCTGGCTATCCTGCTGCCCGGGCGCCATTCCTGCGAATGTCTGGCCCAGAAGCACAACCTCATCAACAACTGCATGAGCTGCGGACGCATTGTGTGTGAGCAGGAGGGATCAGGGCCCTGCATCTTCTGTGGCAGCCTG GTATGCACCAAAGAGGAGCAAGAGATTCTGCAACGAGACTCCAACAAAAGTCAGAAACTGCGCAAGAAACTTATGG aGGGGGCATCGGAGAGGGGCTGTCTTCCACACCAAGAGGCAAAGATGAAGGCAGGGTTAGAAAAGGCCCTTCAACATAAAGACAAACTGCTGGAATACGATAAGAACAG TACGCGACGAACGCAGGTCCTGGATGACGAGTCAGACTACTTTGCCACCGACTCCAACCAGTGGCTGTCGCCTAGCGAGCGCGAGCACctgaggaagaaggaggaggagctaCGGGAGCTTCGCCACGCCTCCAGGaaggacaggaagatcacgcTGGACTTCACAGGCCGACAGGTGCTTGACGAGGGAGATAATAACAGTCATTACTACAACAA GTTTGACGAGACGGTCAAGGCCCTCAACACAGGCACCAAGGGGAAAGCTCCCCAACGCCCTGAGGGACCAGCGGGGCGGCAgcacctgagagagctggtcaACCCCAACATCGTACAGGCTGCACCcaag TGGGTGGACGTGGGCAGTGGCCCTCGGAGATCTCAGGATAAAGGTGTTGTTGGCACAGAGGGAGACGGCGCTGTAGGCCCAGAACGCTCCAGACTCCGGCTGCAGGACAGAGAGCTGCAGGAGATGGCAGACGGGGGCTGGTGCCTCAGCATGCACCAACCATGGGCCTCGCTACTGGTCAAAGGAATAAAGAG ggtggaggggaggagctgGTACACATCCCACCGCGGGCTCCTGTGGATAGCAgctgcagccaagaggcccaccCCTGAGGAGGTCACTCAGGTGGAGAACATGTTCCTTCATATCTACaagagag ATCTTAAGTTTCCTAAAGACTACCCCACCGGCTGCCTGCTGGGCTGTGTCAACATGACCGACTGTCTGTCTCAGGAGCAATACAAGGAGCAG